GCGTTTTCACGGGTGCGTTCATGCGCCCTCCCTCATGGTGTCTTGCGCGCTGTCGCCGGCACCTTCGCCGGCGATCGCGCGCAGCACCGAGCTTTCGTCGAGTTCGCCGCGCCGGTACTCGCCGCAAGCCTTGCGGTCGCGCATGACGACCATGCGGTCGGCCACGCGCAGCACTTCCGGCAGCTCGGACGAAATGAACAGGATCGCCATGCCCTTGCGGCACAGCTTGCCGACGTAATCCATGATTTCCTGCTTGGCGCGCACGTCGATGCCGCGCGTGGGTTCGTCGAGGATCATCAGGTTCGGCTCGGTGGCCAGCCAGCGCGCCAGCAGCACCTTTTGCTGGTTGCCGCCGGAGAGCGAACCGATCGGCGTCTCGATGCCGGCGGTCTTGATGCCCAGCCACTGCACGTAATCGCCGGCCAGCTGCTGCTGGCGCTTCAGCGGAATCGCGCGCCAGATGCCCTGGCGCGCCTGCAGCGCCAGGATCAGGTTCTCGCGCACCGACAGCGGCAGGATCGCGCCTTCGTGCTTGCGGTCTTCCGAGCAGAAGCCGACGCCCTGGGCGATGGCATCGCGCGGATTGGCGAAGGCGACTTGCCGGCCGCCGACCTCGATGCTGCCGGCGTCGGCCTTGTCGGCGCCGAACAGCAGGCGCGCAGTCTCGGTGCGGCCGGAACCGAGCAGGCCGGCCAGGCCGAGCAGCTCGCCGCGGTGCAGTTGCAGGTCGACCGGCGACAAGACGCCCTTGCGCGCGATGCCGCGCGCGGCCAGGAACACCTCGCCCTGCGCGCCCTCGTCCGCGGCCGTGGTCTGCGCCTGCGCTTCGAAGGCCGCATCCGCCGGCGCGCCGATCATCTTGTTCACCAGCGCCAGGCGCGACAGTTCGGCGCAGGCATACTCTCCCTCGCGCTCGCCGTTGCGCATCACCGAGATGCGGTCCGAGATGGCGTAGGTCTGGTCCAGGAAATGGGTCACGAACAGGATCGCCATGCCCTCGTCGCGCAGGCGGCGCAGCACGCCGAACAGGGTCTGCACCTCGGCCTCGTCCAGGCTGGACGTCGGTTCGTCGAGGATCAGCACGCGCGCCTCAGTATTCAGGGCGCGCGCGATGGCGACCATCTGCTGGATCGCCAGCGGATAATCCGCCAGCGGCCGGCTCACGTCGACATCGATCTGCAGGCGTCTTAATAATTCACCGGCCTGGCGGCGCATGGCCTTCCAGTCGACCATGCCCCAACGGCGCGGATAGCGGCCGATGAAGATGTTTTCCGCGACCGACAAATTCGGGCACAGGTTCACTTCCTGATACACGGTGCTGATGCCGAGTTCCTGCGCATGCTGGGTCGAGCGCGGCTGGATCGCGGCGCCGTTCAGGCGGATGCTGCCGGCGTCCGGCTGGTAGACGCCGGTGAGCACCTTGATCAGCGTGGATTTGCCGGCGCCGTTCTGGCCCATCAGCGTGTGCACTTCGCCCGGGTACAGGCGCAGGCCGGCGTCCGACAGCGCCTTGACGCCGGGGAAGCCCATGTGGATGCCGGCGACGTCGAGTACCGGCGCCGGTGCATTGCGGACGTCGACCATGGCCGACTCAGTACTTGCGGTTCGGGAATTCCTTGGCCGCGACTTCGGCCGGGAACACGCCTTCGTTGACCGTGATGCGCTGCGCCACCGGCTTGCCGGCGACGACTGCCTGCGCGGTCTGCATCAGCGTCGGGCCGAGCAGCGGATTGCACTCGATCGTCACGTTCAGCTTGCCCTGCATCATGGCCTCGAAGGCGCCGCGCACGCCGTCGATCGAGACGATGACGATGTCCTTGCCCGGCTTCAAGCCGGCTTCCTCGATCGCCTGGATGGCGCCGATCGCCATGTCGTCGTTGTGCGCGTACAGCACGTTGATGTTCTTGCCCTCGGATTTCAGGAAGGCTTCCATCACTTCCTTGCCCTTGGCGCGCGTAAAATCGCCGGTCTGCGAGCGGACGATCTTCAACTTCGGATCGGCGGCGATGACTTCCGCGAACCCCTTCTTGCGGTCATTGGCCGGGGCGGCGCCGGTGGTGCCCTGCAGTTCGACGATGTTCAGCTGCTTCCCCGGATTTTTCTTGGCGTAATCGACCAGCCAGCGCCCGGCGCGGCGGCCCTCTTCCACGAAATCGGAACCGATGAAGCTGACGTACAGCGACGGATCGCTGACCTTGACCGCGCGGTCGGTCAGGATCACGGGGATTTTTGCATTCTTGGCTTCACGCAGCACGGTTTCCCAGCCGGTTTCGACCACCGGCGAAAAGGCGATCACGTCGACGCGCTGGGCGATGAAGGAGCGGATCGCCTTGACCTGGTTCGATTGCTGCTGCTGGGCGTCGGCGAACTTGAGGTTGACGTTGGCCTTTTTGGCGGCGTCCTTGATGGACGCCGTATTCGCGCTGCGCCATTCGCTTTCGGCGCCGACCTGGGAAAAACCGATGGTGAGCGGCTTGGCCGCGAATGCCGTGCTGGCGGTGAATGCCTGACTTGCAACGCAGGCGAGCATGGCTGCGCCCAGGAAATTCCTGCGGGTGAACGTCATCACTGTCTCCGGTATTGTTTTATTGCTCAATACTAGCGGCAAGTGACATATTCATCCAATCATTTTTTTGACCGTCTCGATACTCGAAATGACATCATTTGCGTGTGTCGGCAACTCTGTGAACATGGGCTACTTCGCCAAGCGGCCGTCTTCCTTGAACATCATGTCGCCGGCCAGTTCGAAGGCGACGTCGGCGCCGCTGTCGCCGCGCGGGTTGGGCAAGCGGCGCAGGAAGCCGTCGCGCGGCTCGCGAGCACGCAGAGCAGCGCCCTTTTGCTGCAGCAGGGTGTTGGCAAGGCGCATGCGGATGATGAATTCATCGTTCTCGGCGCGTACCCACTTGCCGTTGATCTTTTCGCACAACATGTTGCGCTTCGGCGAAGGGCCGGATTCGCTTTTCACCTGGAAGCGCACCCAGAACGCATCCCTCTTGAGCGGCAAGCCGCGGTCGCCCAGGTTGGCGACGACCTGGATCTTGGCGTCGCTGGTCTTCCAGCGTTCGCTGTCGACGCAGGCCTGTTCCTTGGGCAGCAGGTTGACGGCCGCCTTGACCTTGTCGCAGGCGGACAAGGTAACGACGGAAAACAGCGCCGGCAACAGCGCGAGGGAGAGCGTATTTTTCATGGTGTCTGCGATGTCGCACGATGGTGCGAGGCTGCCGCAAGCGTCGTCCCCGCGTAGGCGGGGACCCATGCCGAGCACTAAAATCCGATATATCAAAAGCAAGCAGGGCGCTTCAAAGATACCAACTTCGGACACTCGGTATGGGTCCCCGCCTTCGCGGGGACGACGCTTTCAAGCCAACACATCATTTGGGAGAAGGGTCCGCGTTTTCCCGCAGTCTACACCAAGACTTTCTCTAGAGCATATTCGCTAGACGCCCTGCCCTTCGCCACGCAACAGCCGCAAGCCGTACAAGCCGCCCGCGATCGACCCTTCCCTGGCCACAAATTTCACTTCCAGCTTGCCGCGCGCCGCCCGCACCAGATCCGCCGGCAAGGCGATGTCGCGCGTATAGAATTCCTGCGCCGCGTCGGTCGGCAGCACGAGTTCGGCAACGCGCTGGCCGTTCACCACTACGTCGAAGCGGCGGCCGCCATCCGCGCGCGCGAAGGTCAGGCGCAGCGCCCTGGCTTCGGCCTGCGGGTCCTTCAGCTCGTAGCTGAACCAGGCGGTCGCGTGGCGCCAGTGGCGCTTGCCGTTCAGGCCGGCGTCCGCCCCTTCTCCCTTGAAGCCGTGGTCGGATTCCGGCTGCTGTTCGCCCGGCCCGACCTGGTCGATGGTGAGCGCGTCCAGCGCCAGGCGTTCCTGTTCGCGCGCCGCGTTGTCCAGCTTCATGCGCGCATAGTCGCCCGGCGTCGACTGCTGCCAGTAGACCATGTAGCGCGCATCGTGCAGGCGGAAGAAGGGAATGAATTCGGTGGACGCGCCGCTCCCGCCCTGCACCAGCCCCGGCGGCGCGGTGAAGGTCAGCGGCTTGCCCTTGACCGGCTTGAAGCGCCTGACGAAATCCGTGCTGTCGGCAACGAAGGTCGGCGCCGCCTCCAGCGGGCACACCTGGCCGGAAGCGATGTGCCCCATGCGCGAATCGTCGGCAAGGAAGTTCAGGTGCTCGCTGGGAAACGGGTTGGTCTTGGCCGCCAGCACCACCGGGCCGTGCAGCACCGCATAGTAATTCGACCGGTCCGGCATGCGCTCCAGGCGCGTGGTCATCGGCAGCTCGAGGTCGATGCGGTCGCCCTTTTTCCAGGTGCGCTCGATGCTGGCGTAACTCCCCGGCGCGGCGTCCACCTTCACCGGCTTGCCGTTGACGCGCACGCTCAGCTTGCCCGGCGCCACCCAGGCCGGATAACGAATCCTGAGGGCGAAGCGGCCGTCCTGCCCCACGGCGTCCAGCACGATGCGCGTGCCGGCCTGGTCGGGAAAATTGTTCGACTGGGTCAACTTGACGCCGCGCGCGCGCCAGTCCAGCGTCGAGGGAATGAACAGGTTGACGAACAGCGCATCGCGCTCGTGCGCGTAGATGAATTCGCCGTACTTGGCGTGGCTCTCGATGCCGGAGCCGACGCAGCACCACATGCCCTGGTCCGGCTGCGAATACACGCGATAGTGGTTCGGACGCATCGGGGTGAAGTAGACGAAGCCGCCGCTGCCCGGATGCTGCGACGCCAGGATATGGTTGTACAGCGCGCGCTCGTAGTAGTCGGCATAAGCGGCCTTGTCGCTGGCGGCGAACAGCAGTTCGGTCAGCTTGAGCATGTTGTAGGTGTTGCAGGTCTCCGGCCCCTCGACCTCGTCCACCATCGGCCCGAAGTCCTTCACATCATGAAAATGCTCCTTGACGCTGTTGCCGCCGATGGCGACCGTGCGGTGCTCGACCACGGTCTGCCAGAAAAAGGCGGCGGCCTGGCGCATGTCCCTGCCCTGCGCCGGATCCTTGGACAGTTCGCCGATGCGCTGGAAGCCGATCACCTTCGGGATCTGGGTGTTGGCGTGCAGCCCGGTCAGCTTGTCCTCGCCTTTTTCCAGCGGCTGCAGGATGGCCCGGTGCGAGAATTTCAGCGCCAGGTCCAGGTACTTCTGCTGCCCGGTCATCTCGTAGACGTCGGCCAGCACCTCGTTCATGCCGCCATGCTCGCTTTTCAGCATCTGCTGCATCTGCTCGTCGCTCAGGTGGCCGGTCAGGCGCAGCGCCCAGTCGGACAAGGCGATCAGCATGATCTTGGCATCCCCGTTGCCGGCGTAGCGCCAGGCATCGCGCAAGCCGGCGTAGATCTTGTGCAGGTTATACCAGGGCACCCACTTGCCGTTGACGGAGAAATTGTCGGCGTGGAGCTTGCCGGCGGCGACGTCGCGCCAGGCCGCGCGACCGCCGGGGATGCCGCCCAGGTAGCCGTCGCCGTTGGCTTGCTGGGCGCGTTTCAGCTCGGCCACGAAATAATCCAGGCGTTTTTTTACCTCGGGGTCGCCGGTGGATGCCGTCATCAGCGCCAGCGCCGACAGGTAGTGGCCACCCATGTGGCCGTCCAGGCCGGACGATTCCCAGTTGCCGTAGCTGGGCTGCCTGGGCTGCAGGCCGGCTTCGCGCAGGAACGGCGCCAGCAGGCGGTCCGGGTCCATCGACATCAGGTAGTTCAGGTCGGTGGCCTGGGCGTCCAGGAAGGGACTCGGGCCCAAACGCACGTCGCGCAGGGGAAACAGCTCGGCGGCGTGGGCGGCGCCGAGCAGGGTCGTGGCTTGCAGCAGCAGCAGGGCTGCCATCCGTTTCAATGTCATCGCAACCTCATACGAGTGACTAGTACAAACCCCACCGCGTCGTCCCCGCGCAGGCGGGGACCCATACCGAGCATCAGAATTCGAACCATGGAAATACCGCAGCAATGTTCGGCAGTCGTTTTTTGAAACTCTGCATGGGTCCCCGCCTTCGCGGGGACGACGGGGATGGGCCGACGCTACGAGCAGCTGATTTGATAACCATTACATCATCACGCCATTAAGGCAACTGCACGCTCTGGTACCGGCTCAAATCCTTCTGCTCTACCGTCGGCCACCCCTGCGCATCCCATTTCATCTCCAGCACCTTCAGCTTTTGCTTGTACTTGTCGGCCGTCTCGTACGCATGCAGCACCAGCCAGTCCTTGCCATCGAAGGTGTAGGCGCTGTTGTGGCCGAGCGCTTTCCAGTCGCGGTCGCCCTGGATGACGAGCGAGCCGCCGCCCTGGGCCATATCCTTGCCCAGGCGGTCGAGATAGGGGCCGGTGGCGGCGCGGGAACGGCCGACCACCACGTGGTAGGTGCTGTTCGGCCCCTGGCAGCATTTGCCCCAGGAGACGAACAGGTAGTACCAGCCGTTCTTCTTGAAGATGAACGGCCCCTCGATCTCGGCCGGGCCGGCCTGCTCGTCCGGGGTGAAGGCGGGGCGCTCGCGGCGCGCGACGGTGTGCCATTCCTGCGGTTCTGCCAGCTTCGTCCAGGTCGGGTCGAGCTTGACCAGCTTGATGCCGCTCCAGAACGAGCCGAAGCTCATCCAGCCGGTGCCCCGCTCGTCCTCGACCACGTTGGCATCGATGGCGTTCCACAGGTCGCGTCCCGGGACCGATTGCAGCACCATGCCCTGGTCTTGCCAGCGGTAGTCGGGCGAGCGCGGATCCAGCGTGGCGTTGCTGGTCACGCCGATGCCGGAGGTGTTCTTGCCGAAGCCGGACACCGAGTAGTACAGCAGGTAGCGGCCATCGTGGTACTGGATGTCCGGCGCCCAGATGTGATCGTCGAAGGTGGGCGCCGCCCCTTTGGCCCAGGCCGGCTGACCGGGGAAGACGCGCCCTTCCGGCTTCCAGTGCAGCATGTCGGACGAGCTGTAGAAGGTGATGCCGGGGCCGGTGCTGAACAGGTAGTACTTGTTGCCCTGCTTGGCCATTACCGGGTCGTGCACGCCGACCTGGGCGGCGTGGGCGGATACACACGGCGCATGTCCAAGCACGAGCGCGGCAGGGAACGCGAGTGCGGCGGTGCGGACGGCGCCGATCGCCGCGTGGACACGCTGTGTCCACCCACCCCTTGAACGACGGGCGGCGTGCACCGGTCAGCCTTCCACCGACACGACCATCACCGCCTTGGCCGGCACCTTGATCGTCATCTTGCCGCCGGCGGCGCTGGCGCTGAACGGCGCCGGCTTGATCGCCTGCGGCTTGTCGAAGGTGTTGTGGGCGTCCATGGCGTCGGCGGTGAGCACCTGGCCGCGCACCGAGGAGACGCCCCGGCCCGGCAGGTCGAGGGTCACGTCGGTGGCGTCATGCGGATTGGTATTCACCAGGGCGACATACACCTTGCCATCCCTGGCGCGCGCGGCCGAGGCGCTGATGCCCGGCACGCCGCGGCCATTCACGCCGTAGGTGGTGTTGTTGGACAGGGTCACCGGCAGCGAGGTGGCGTCCTGGAACGGCACGTACATCTTGTAGGCGTGGTAGGTCGGCGTCAGCAGCATCTTGTCCTTGTCGGTGATGATCATGGCCTGCAGCACGTTGACCATCTGCGCGATGTTGGTCATGCGCACGCGGTCGGCGTGGGCATGGAAGATGTTGAAGTTGAGCGCGGCCACGACGGCGTCGCGCAGGGTGTTCCGCTGGAACAGGAAACCCGGGTTGGTGCCCGCCTCGACGTCGTACCAGGTGCCCCATTCGTCGACGTAGAAGCCGATCTTCTTCTGCGGGTCGTTCTTGTCGAGGACCGCGACGTTGCGCTTGATGTGTTCTTCCATGCGCAGCGTGTTCGACACGGTCGAGTACCACTCGCTTTCCGGGAAGCCGACCGCGGCGCCCTTCTTGTCCCATTTGTCGGTCGGCAGCGTGTAGTAGTGGAAGCTGATGCCGTCGGTGTCGCGCGTTTCCTTGCTGAGGGTATCGGTCCAGGTGGTGTCGTAGTCGTTGCCGCCGCTGGCGATCAGCTTCGGCCGCACGTCCTTGGGCGCCTTGATGAAGGTGGCATAGTGGTTGTACAGGTTGGCGTAGTAGGCCGGCTTCATGTTGCCGCCGCAACCCCAGGCTTCGTTGCCGATGGCGAAATAGGCGACCTTGAACGGCTGCGGGTGGCCGTTCTTGGCGCGCAGCTCGGCCAGGGTCGACTTGCCGGTGGAGGTCATGTACTCGACCCACTCGGCCGATTCCTGCGGGGTGCCGGTGCCGAGGTTGCCGTTGACGTAGGCGTCCGCGCCCAGCATCTCGACCAGGTCGAAGAATTCGTGGGTGCCGACCGCATTGCTTTCCGGGACGCCGCCCCAGTTGGTGTTGACCTTCACCGGCCGGTTCTTGCGCGCGCCGATGCCGTCGCGCCAGTGGTATTCGTCGGCGAAGCAGCCGCCCGGCCAGCGCACCAGCGGCACGTGCAGTTCCTTCAATGCGCCGACCACGTCGTTGCGCCAGCCCTTGGTGTTCGGGATCTTCGATTCCGGACCGACCCACAGCCCTTCGTAGATGCCGGTGCCGAGGTGCTCGGCGAACTGGCCGTAGACGTTCTTGTTGATCACGGCGCCGGGCTTGGCCGTATCGATGGATATGCTGACCTGGGCGAAGGCGGACGCCGACAGCATCGCCAGGATGCCGAATGCGAGGGCGGTGGGTTTGAATACGTTCATGCGGTCTCCGTTATTGAATGTTATAAATGATTTATTTGAATACAGCGACGAAGCCGCCGTGCGCCTTGATCGTCATCCGTTGGGCGCCGCCGCGGATCGTGGCATTGCGGAACTCGCGCTCGCCGGCGCCATCCCCGATCAGCTGCCCTTCCCTGCCGGCCAGGAAGGCGAGATCGAGATCCAGCGTGGCATCCTTGTCGTCGCCGTTGATGCCGGCCACGTACCAGGCGTCGCCGGCGCGGCGCGCGATCACGGCGTGGCGGCCCGGATAGCCGGCCACGAATTTCACGTCGTCCCAGCTGCGCGGCAAGGTGCGCAGGAACTCCTTGACGTAGCCGGGCGCCGTCGCCATGCCTTCCGGCGTCTCGGCGAAATGCTGGATGCCGGACAAGAACAGCACCGACTCCGCCAGTTCGAAGCCGTTGCGGGTGGCGCGCCGGATCTTCGGGATGTCGCCGAACACCATCGGCGTGAAATCCATCGGATCGAACAGGTTGCGCGCAAACGGCAGCACGCTAGCGTGGCGCGCCACCGCGTCCTGGTCCTGCTGCTCGAAGGTGGTGAATTCCAGGCCGCGCACCGCTTCCATCGTCATCAGGTTCGGATAGGTGCGGCTCCAGCCGCGCGGCAGCGTGGCGCCGTGGAAGTTCACCAGCAGGCCGGCCGCGGCGGCGTCGTTCAGAATGTCGACGTAGTAGCGGATCATCGACTGGCCGTCGCCGCCGAAGAAATCGATCTTGACGCCCTTGACGCCCATCCCGGCCAGGCGCGCGAACTCGGCCACGCGCTGCTCGTGCGTCAGCAGCTTCGACTTGGGCGAATATTCGGTCTTGTTCCAGTCGCCCGACGAGTTGTACCAGGCCAGCAGGCCGACGTTCTTCGACGCCGCGTAGCGCGCCAGTTCGCCCAGCTTGTCGTAGCCGATCTTGCGGTCCCAGTCGGCGTCGACCAGCGTGTAGTCCCAGCGCATGTCGGCGGCGTAGTCGATGAACTTCTTCTGCACGTCGAACACGGTGCCGTCGTCCTTCAGCAGCGCCCAGCTCCAGGACGCGTGGCCGGGTGCGACCTTGTTCTTGTCGAAGGCGATCGCCGGCAGCGCCAGGTCGGTGCCGAGCGTGGACTCCACCAGCGTCGCCAGGCTGCCCAGCGCGATCACGCGCCACGGCGAGGTCAAGGTGCCGCGGCTCTCGGCCAGCAGCGCGCCGCCGGGCACCACCTCGGCCGCCATCGGCGTGCCGATTCGATAGATGCCGCCTTTGGCATCGGCCTGCAGGCACGCGGCGTGCCAGCTGCCGTCCATGCCGGCTTCGGTCAGCGCCACCCAGGTGTCGCCGCTCTTGAACAGCGCCGGGAACACCCAGCCCGACGGCAGCGGCGACGGCGTGCCGACCGGAATCTCGTAGCGGTAGTGCTCCTCGTACGAGGGATTGGTGTTGCTCCAGCCGGTCTGGGCGACCGACATCGGCTGCAGCCAGGCTTTGGCCGCCGTGTCGAAGCGGAAGCTGGTGGCTTCGGCCACGAAGCGCTTGGTGGCCATGTCCGGTTCGCGCACCAGGTAGCGCAGCGCGACGCCGTCGTTGGAAACGCGGAATGCCACGTCCATCGACTGGCCCCTGGCGTTGCGTACCGTGACGACCTGCTGGTTGGCGCGGTAGCTGATATGCCGTTTCTTGGCGGTGGCCAGTTCGTAGTCTTCGGCGATCGGCTGCACGCTGGAGACGCCGGCCAGCGCCAGGCCGTGTTCGAGGTCGGCGCCTTCGAGGCGCAGGCCGAGGCGGGACGGCAGGATCACCGGCTTGCCGTCGCGCGCGACCGTGTATTCCAGCGTTTTATCGAGCGCGATGCGGACGGCGACGCTGATGTGGCGGTCGGGGCTGAGCAGGGGCGCCCAGCCCATACCGGCGGGCGAGGTGGCGGCGGCAAGCGGCGCGACCAGGGCGAGCGCGGCGGGGATCAGGGCCAGGTTCGGTTTGTTCATGGGCAGCGGCCTAGTGAAGGTTAGCGAAGCTTTACCCCGTCGTTCCCGCGCAGGCGGGAACCCATACCGAGCCACCATGGATGCAATGTATGGGTCCCCGCCTGCGCGGGAACGACGGTTTTGAGGGTGACGAAAGAAAGCTGGCGGCACGGCGCATGCATGTTGCGCCAGATCCGCCTCATCGCTCTTTCACGTCCACCCCGCATCCACCACGAAATCCTGCGCCGTGCACATCTTGCTGTCGTCCGCCGCCAGGAACAGCACCATCGAGGCCACGTCTTCCGACATCAGCTTGCCCGGCAGGCATTGGGCGCGCTTGATCTCGGCCTCGCCCGCCTCGTCCAGCCACAAATCGATCTGGCGCTGGGTCATTACCCAGCCCGGCGTGACGGTGTTGACGCGGATGTTGAATTTACCCAGGTCGCGCGCCAGGCAACGCGTCAGGCCGGTCACCGCGGCCTTGGTGGCGGCGTAGATCGGGTAGTCCGGGTTCTTGGCGTGGAAGGACATCGAGCTGAAGTTGATCACCGAGCCGCCGCCGCGCCGCTTCATGCCTTCGAGCGCCGCCTGCACGGTGAAGAACATCGGACGCTGGTTGATGGCGATGCGCTCGTCGAAGTAGTCGACGCTGACCTCGCCGATGCGGTGGCGCTGGTCGTTGGCGGCGTTGTTGACGACGACGTCGAAGTCGCCGATCTGCGCCGCCAGTTCCGCCATGGTGCGCTCCAGCGCCGCGATGTCGGTGATGTCGCAATGGCGGAACAACGGCGCCGTGGCGCCCTGCGGCAGCGCCTGTGCCAGGCGCGCCACCAGCGCTTCGCTGGCCTCGACCATGATGTCGACAAAGGCGACCAGCGCGCCCTGCGCCACGAAGGCGGCGACGATCGCCTCGCCGATCCCGCTGCCGCCGCCCGTCACGAATACCCGCCTGCCGCGCAGGCTGGGATACCTGGCCAAATCGTTCATACCGTTCGTCTCCATCGTTTTATTTTTTGTGTGCGCCGCGGCGCTTACAGGGTCTTCACCCGGGCGAAACGGGTCGGCGCCAGCGCCAGCGGATTGCGCAGCGCGGGGCCGAACTGCGGCGACTCGATCTCGAAGGTCTCGCCGGCTTCCACGCGCACGTTGTCGGCGAAGCTGAGCGTGGCGGTGCCGAAGAAGTGGATGTGCACGTCGCCCGGACGGTTGAACAGGCCGTACTTGAAATGGTGGTATTCGAGGTTGCCGATGGTGTGCGACATGTTCTGCTCGCCGGACACGAAGGCCTTTTCCCAGCGCACGGCGCCGTCGCGGCCGCGGATGCGCGACACGCCCTCGACGTGGGCCGGCAGTTCGCCCACCAGCAGCGCCGGGCCGACGCCGCAGTTGCGCAATTTGGAGTGGGCCAGGTACAGGTAGTTCTGGCGCTCGGTGACGTGGTCGGAAAACTCGTTGCCGAGCGCGAAGCCGACGCGGCATGGCTGGCCGTCGGCGCCGATCACGTACAGGCCGGCGATCTCCGGTTCCTCGCCGCCGTCCAGCGAAAAATCGGGCATGTCCATGGCCTGGCCGGACGCGCGCACGATCGAGCCGTCGCCTTTGTAGAACCATTCCGGCTGCACACCGGCGCTGCCGGCCGCGGGCTTGCCGCCTTCCACGCCCATGCGGAACATCTTCATGCTGTCCGACAGGGTCTCGACGTCGCCGCCGATCTTCTTGTGCATGGCGTCGCGGGTGTCGGCGCTACCCAGGTGGGTCAGGCCGGTACCGGTGACGTAGCAATGGGCCGCATCCGGATGGTCGATCGGGGCCAGCAGGCGGCCGGCCTGGGCGATCGCCTCGTACGATTCGGCGCCGTCGTCGGAGGCGTCGGACGCGGCGTCGGCCAGCGCGGCCAGGCCCACGCCCTGGGCGATGGCGGCCTGGGCCAGTTCCAGCGTCGTGGCGTAGCCGGCGACGGGGGTGACGGCGTCGCCGTCGAGGATACCGACGCAGCGTTGGCCGGCAGCGGTGGTGTATTGGATGAGCAGCATGGTCAGGTGTCTCCGTGGCGCGTTGCGCACGTGCGTATGGTCAGATGGTGGTGATGGGTATCGCGGATGTTCGATGGTGCATGCGGCGCGTGGACACGTAGGGTGGACGTGGCCGGCGAGGCGGCTCTGCCGTCCACGCGTCCAACGCACGTCCGTTCAATGCGAATGCTTGGGCACGGCGGAACCGCGGCACCCGACCAGGAAATCGAAATCGCAGCCCTCGTCGGCCTGCATCACGTGGTCGATGTACAGGCCTTGGTAGCCACTCCTTGGCGGCGCCTTGACCGTCTCGGCACGCTCGGCCAGGCGCGCCTGGATCTCGGCGTCCGCCACGTCCAGGTGCAGGCGGCCGTTGGCGCAATCGAGCTCGATGGTGTCGCCGTCGCGCACGATGCCCAGCGGTCCGCCGTCCATCGCTTCCGGCGCCACGTGCAGCACCACGGTGCCGTAGGCGGTGCCGCTCATGCGCGCGTCCGAGATGCGCACCATGTCGGTGATGCCGCGCGCCAGCAGCTTGGGCGGCAAGCCCATGTTGCCGACTTCGGCCATGCCCGGATAACCCTTCGGGCCGCAGTTCTTCATCACCAATACCGAGTTTTCGTCGACGTCCAGGTCCGGATCGACGATGCGCTTTTTATAGTGGTCGAAGTCCTCGAACACCACCGCCTTGCCGCGGTGCGCCATCAGGTGCGGCGACGCCGCCGAGGGTTTCAGCACGGCGCCGCGCGGCGACAAATTGCCGCGCAAGATGCAGATGCCGCCGTCGGCGATGAGCGGCGTGTCCAGCTTGCGGATCACCTCGTCGTTGTAGATCGGCGCCTCGCGCGTGTTGTCCCACAGCGACTTGCCGTTGACGGTGAGCGCGTCCGGGTGCGGCAGCAGGTCGCCTTCGCCCAGGCGGCGGATCACGCCCGGCAGGCCGCCGGCGTAATAGAACTCTTCCATCAGGA
The genomic region above belongs to Massilia forsythiae and contains:
- a CDS encoding sugar ABC transporter ATP-binding protein → MVDVRNAPAPVLDVAGIHMGFPGVKALSDAGLRLYPGEVHTLMGQNGAGKSTLIKVLTGVYQPDAGSIRLNGAAIQPRSTQHAQELGISTVYQEVNLCPNLSVAENIFIGRYPRRWGMVDWKAMRRQAGELLRRLQIDVDVSRPLADYPLAIQQMVAIARALNTEARVLILDEPTSSLDEAEVQTLFGVLRRLRDEGMAILFVTHFLDQTYAISDRISVMRNGEREGEYACAELSRLALVNKMIGAPADAAFEAQAQTTAADEGAQGEVFLAARGIARKGVLSPVDLQLHRGELLGLAGLLGSGRTETARLLFGADKADAGSIEVGGRQVAFANPRDAIAQGVGFCSEDRKHEGAILPLSVRENLILALQARQGIWRAIPLKRQQQLAGDYVQWLGIKTAGIETPIGSLSGGNQQKVLLARWLATEPNLMILDEPTRGIDVRAKQEIMDYVGKLCRKGMAILFISSELPEVLRVADRMVVMRDRKACGEYRRGELDESSVLRAIAGEGAGDSAQDTMREGA
- a CDS encoding ABC transporter substrate-binding protein, which encodes MTFTRRNFLGAAMLACVASQAFTASTAFAAKPLTIGFSQVGAESEWRSANTASIKDAAKKANVNLKFADAQQQQSNQVKAIRSFIAQRVDVIAFSPVVETGWETVLREAKNAKIPVILTDRAVKVSDPSLYVSFIGSDFVEEGRRAGRWLVDYAKKNPGKQLNIVELQGTTGAAPANDRKKGFAEVIAADPKLKIVRSQTGDFTRAKGKEVMEAFLKSEGKNINVLYAHNDDMAIGAIQAIEEAGLKPGKDIVIVSIDGVRGAFEAMMQGKLNVTIECNPLLGPTLMQTAQAVVAGKPVAQRITVNEGVFPAEVAAKEFPNRKY
- a CDS encoding glycoside hydrolase family 127 protein, whose amino-acid sequence is MTLKRMAALLLLQATTLLGAAHAAELFPLRDVRLGPSPFLDAQATDLNYLMSMDPDRLLAPFLREAGLQPRQPSYGNWESSGLDGHMGGHYLSALALMTASTGDPEVKKRLDYFVAELKRAQQANGDGYLGGIPGGRAAWRDVAAGKLHADNFSVNGKWVPWYNLHKIYAGLRDAWRYAGNGDAKIMLIALSDWALRLTGHLSDEQMQQMLKSEHGGMNEVLADVYEMTGQQKYLDLALKFSHRAILQPLEKGEDKLTGLHANTQIPKVIGFQRIGELSKDPAQGRDMRQAAAFFWQTVVEHRTVAIGGNSVKEHFHDVKDFGPMVDEVEGPETCNTYNMLKLTELLFAASDKAAYADYYERALYNHILASQHPGSGGFVYFTPMRPNHYRVYSQPDQGMWCCVGSGIESHAKYGEFIYAHERDALFVNLFIPSTLDWRARGVKLTQSNNFPDQAGTRIVLDAVGQDGRFALRIRYPAWVAPGKLSVRVNGKPVKVDAAPGSYASIERTWKKGDRIDLELPMTTRLERMPDRSNYYAVLHGPVVLAAKTNPFPSEHLNFLADDSRMGHIASGQVCPLEAAPTFVADSTDFVRRFKPVKGKPLTFTAPPGLVQGGSGASTEFIPFFRLHDARYMVYWQQSTPGDYARMKLDNAAREQERLALDALTIDQVGPGEQQPESDHGFKGEGADAGLNGKRHWRHATAWFSYELKDPQAEARALRLTFARADGGRRFDVVVNGQRVAELVLPTDAAQEFYTRDIALPADLVRAARGKLEVKFVAREGSIAGGLYGLRLLRGEGQGV
- a CDS encoding arabinan endo-1,5-alpha-L-arabinosidase produces the protein MHDPVMAKQGNKYYLFSTGPGITFYSSSDMLHWKPEGRVFPGQPAWAKGAAPTFDDHIWAPDIQYHDGRYLLYYSVSGFGKNTSGIGVTSNATLDPRSPDYRWQDQGMVLQSVPGRDLWNAIDANVVEDERGTGWMSFGSFWSGIKLVKLDPTWTKLAEPQEWHTVARRERPAFTPDEQAGPAEIEGPFIFKKNGWYYLFVSWGKCCQGPNSTYHVVVGRSRAATGPYLDRLGKDMAQGGGSLVIQGDRDWKALGHNSAYTFDGKDWLVLHAYETADKYKQKLKVLEMKWDAQGWPTVEQKDLSRYQSVQLP